A single region of the Halopiger xanaduensis SH-6 genome encodes:
- a CDS encoding universal stress protein — MPNHVLVPIDDSSQSTEALEFACSEYPDATITALHVLDPGDFYAATGVEGGTMANYDQLQEHHEERAENLLEGARERAADRGVEIETDHVVGGVSRSIVDYADEHDVDHIVIGSHGRTGASRILLGSVAETVARRSPVPVTIVR; from the coding sequence ATGCCGAACCACGTACTCGTCCCGATCGACGACTCGAGCCAGTCGACCGAAGCCCTCGAGTTCGCCTGTTCCGAGTATCCGGACGCGACGATCACCGCCTTGCACGTCCTCGACCCGGGCGATTTCTACGCCGCGACGGGCGTCGAGGGCGGGACGATGGCCAACTACGACCAACTGCAGGAACACCACGAAGAGCGAGCCGAGAACTTGCTCGAGGGCGCCCGCGAGCGAGCCGCGGACCGCGGCGTCGAGATCGAGACGGATCACGTCGTCGGCGGCGTCTCGCGATCGATCGTCGACTACGCGGACGAACACGACGTCGACCACATCGTGATCGGCAGCCACGGCCGAACGGGGGCGAGCAGAATCCTCCTCGGAAGCGTCGCCGAGACGGTCGCCCGGCGGTCGCCGGTGCCGGTGACGATCGTCCGCTAA
- a CDS encoding 50S ribosomal protein L15e, translating to MARSFYSHIKDAWKDPDDGKLGELQWQRKQEWRKQGAIERIERPTRLDKARELGYKAKQGIVVTRVSVRKGTARKQRFKAGRRSKRQGVNRIGRRKNIQRIGEERVSRKYPNLRVLNSYWVGEDGSQKWFEVILVDPEHPAIENDDDLNWICDDAHQNRAFRGLTNAGKDNRGLNNRGKGAEKVRPSNNGGQGRAK from the coding sequence ATGGCACGGAGCTTCTACTCCCACATCAAGGACGCATGGAAGGACCCCGACGACGGCAAGCTCGGGGAACTGCAGTGGCAGCGAAAGCAGGAGTGGCGCAAGCAGGGCGCCATCGAGCGCATCGAGCGCCCGACCCGTCTGGACAAGGCGCGGGAACTCGGCTACAAGGCCAAGCAGGGCATCGTCGTGACCCGCGTGTCGGTCCGGAAGGGGACCGCCCGGAAGCAGCGCTTCAAGGCCGGTCGCCGATCCAAGCGCCAGGGTGTCAACCGCATCGGGCGGCGCAAGAACATCCAGCGCATCGGCGAGGAGCGCGTCTCCCGGAAGTACCCCAACCTGCGGGTGCTCAACAGCTACTGGGTCGGCGAAGACGGCTCCCAGAAGTGGTTCGAAGTGATCCTCGTGGATCCCGAACACCCGGCGATCGAAAACGACGACGACCTCAACTGGATCTGCGACGACGCCCACCAGAACCGCGCGTTCCGCGGGCTGACCAACGCGGGCAAGGACAACCGCGGCCTCAACAACCGCGGCAAAGGCGCCGAGAAGGTCCGTCCGTCCAACAACGGCGGTCAGGGTCGCGCGAAGTAA
- a CDS encoding sugar phosphate isomerase/epimerase family protein gives MSQPFAFDPGVQSVVFGDDSVETALERLAASPTELATLELWAEHRPPTDDAADRAALQRGLAGAGVDVRGYGVVDLADTGEAREYVAFASRLGADYVTVNYPPDRDDITEELLALAAAFEIDVAIHNYSSVHHDDLSQVFSSIDDVRAVLERHDDPRLGVCVDTGHFLVASVDPAAVVREFGDRIVAVHLKDTSDAEVEDLPGAGALELERVVGLLDEHVDREVPLPLIIEYELPAERAVDALAEAERNVRDSLAALE, from the coding sequence ATGTCACAGCCGTTCGCGTTCGATCCCGGCGTCCAGAGCGTCGTCTTCGGCGACGACTCCGTCGAAACCGCCCTCGAGCGTCTCGCAGCGTCGCCGACCGAGCTCGCGACGCTCGAGCTCTGGGCCGAGCACCGCCCGCCGACCGACGACGCGGCCGATCGGGCAGCGCTCCAGCGCGGGCTCGCCGGCGCCGGCGTCGACGTCCGCGGCTACGGGGTCGTCGATCTCGCGGACACCGGCGAGGCCCGCGAGTACGTCGCGTTCGCGTCCCGACTGGGCGCCGACTACGTGACGGTCAACTACCCGCCGGACCGCGACGACATCACCGAAGAACTGCTCGCCCTCGCAGCGGCGTTCGAGATCGACGTCGCGATCCACAACTACTCGTCGGTCCACCACGACGACCTCTCGCAGGTGTTCTCGTCGATCGACGACGTGCGCGCGGTGCTCGAGCGCCACGACGATCCGCGGCTGGGCGTCTGCGTCGACACGGGCCACTTCCTCGTGGCGTCGGTCGATCCCGCGGCCGTCGTTCGGGAGTTCGGCGACCGCATCGTCGCCGTCCACCTCAAGGACACCTCCGACGCCGAGGTCGAGGACCTCCCCGGCGCCGGCGCACTCGAACTCGAGCGCGTCGTCGGCCTGCTCGACGAGCACGTCGATCGCGAGGTCCCGCTGCCGCTGATCATCGAGTACGAACTACCCGCAGAACGAGCGGTCGATGCGCTCGCGGAAGCCGAACGGAACGTTCGCGACTCGCTCGCCGCGCTCGAGTAG
- a CDS encoding phosphoribosyltransferase family protein, with amino-acid sequence MNRAEKAALQLRAVDVLRMLKETRTYDELAETTGLPAGDLNRYVNGHVLPGTDRAREIVEDLGRDALASELNARIRVDEEGYVDNSAAVFDQPFLDLVAPVVAEGFEFDRPDVVLTAATDGITLAASLASYYGVRCAYAKKSKETAVEEFIEARQRLQSGIELTYYLPESAIDSGESVLVVDDLIRSGETQELLLDIVTTARADVAGVFALIAAGDDGIERARARTDAPVGALTTVADR; translated from the coding sequence ATGAACAGAGCAGAGAAGGCAGCCCTCCAGTTGCGGGCCGTCGACGTGTTGCGAATGCTGAAGGAGACGCGAACGTACGACGAACTCGCGGAGACGACGGGGCTCCCCGCCGGCGATCTCAACCGGTACGTCAACGGGCACGTCCTCCCCGGCACCGACCGCGCCCGCGAGATCGTCGAGGATCTCGGCCGGGACGCGCTCGCGTCCGAACTTAACGCGCGCATCCGCGTCGACGAGGAGGGATACGTGGACAACTCCGCTGCGGTCTTCGACCAGCCGTTCCTCGACCTCGTCGCGCCCGTCGTCGCCGAGGGGTTCGAGTTCGACCGCCCGGACGTCGTGCTCACGGCTGCGACCGACGGGATCACCCTCGCGGCGTCGCTGGCGAGCTACTACGGCGTCCGCTGCGCCTACGCGAAAAAGAGCAAGGAAACCGCCGTCGAGGAGTTCATCGAGGCCCGCCAGCGGCTCCAGTCCGGAATCGAACTCACCTACTACCTCCCCGAGTCGGCCATCGATTCCGGCGAGTCCGTGCTCGTCGTCGACGACCTCATCCGCTCGGGCGAGACCCAGGAACTCCTGCTCGATATCGTCACCACCGCGAGGGCCGACGTCGCCGGCGTCTTCGCGCTCATCGCGGCGGGCGACGACGGCATCGAACGCGCTCGAGCGCGGACGGACGCGCCGGTCGGCGCGCTGACGACGGTCGCGGACAGATAG
- a CDS encoding ABC transporter substrate-binding protein, which yields MDDASQPDAPTRRDAIKYGGAAIGGGLLAGCTGGNGTDAPGESNETDSSNESATESDESYSVTMEPVGTVEFDAVPETWLPYTGDYADMGVALGQADGLTGIGVRARFGTHLYDELPGVSVAEDDLTELWQDGTGKERFYELEADVHLIDPNFMINRLEWDRGDVDEIATQVGPFIGNTSFTRVYDWHEYRYYGLYEAFETVAEVFQERARYEAFEQLHDGVLSDVQSRLPAETPDVAVLYPAEVPPETFYPYRIGDGIQSKHWRDLEVGDALAAEGVADAQAGGGEIDYETLLEIDPDVLAIRLQGEITEEYFESEIASHLRNHEVASELQAVQNDRIIYGGLTYQGPIIHLFQLERAARGLYPDEFGDEQLFDRQRVADIVTGAFDDE from the coding sequence ATGGACGACGCGAGCCAGCCCGACGCACCGACGCGGCGAGACGCGATCAAGTACGGCGGCGCGGCCATAGGCGGGGGCCTCCTCGCGGGCTGTACCGGTGGGAACGGAACGGATGCGCCCGGCGAGTCGAACGAGACTGACTCGTCGAACGAGTCGGCGACGGAGTCGGACGAGTCGTATTCCGTGACGATGGAACCGGTCGGCACCGTGGAGTTTGATGCGGTTCCAGAGACGTGGCTCCCCTACACCGGCGACTACGCCGACATGGGCGTCGCGCTCGGGCAGGCCGACGGCCTCACCGGCATCGGCGTCCGAGCGCGGTTCGGCACGCATCTGTACGACGAACTCCCCGGCGTTTCCGTCGCGGAGGACGACCTCACGGAACTGTGGCAGGACGGCACCGGAAAGGAACGCTTCTACGAACTCGAGGCGGACGTCCACCTCATCGACCCGAACTTCATGATCAACCGCCTCGAGTGGGATCGGGGTGACGTCGACGAAATCGCCACGCAAGTCGGACCCTTCATCGGAAACACGAGTTTCACGCGCGTCTACGACTGGCACGAGTATCGGTACTACGGGCTGTACGAGGCCTTCGAAACGGTCGCCGAGGTATTCCAGGAGCGGGCTCGCTACGAGGCGTTCGAGCAGCTCCACGACGGGGTGCTCTCGGACGTCCAGTCGCGATTGCCCGCGGAGACGCCTGACGTCGCCGTGTTGTACCCGGCCGAAGTCCCGCCCGAGACGTTCTACCCGTACCGGATCGGCGACGGTATCCAGTCGAAGCACTGGCGCGACCTCGAGGTCGGCGACGCGCTCGCCGCCGAGGGCGTCGCCGACGCGCAGGCGGGCGGCGGCGAGATCGACTACGAAACGCTGCTCGAGATCGATCCGGACGTCCTCGCGATCAGGCTGCAGGGGGAGATCACCGAGGAGTACTTCGAGTCTGAAATCGCCTCGCACCTGCGTAATCACGAGGTCGCGAGCGAGCTGCAGGCGGTCCAGAACGACCGGATCATCTACGGCGGGCTCACGTACCAGGGACCGATCATCCACCTGTTCCAGCTCGAGCGGGCCGCTCGGGGACTCTACCCCGACGAGTTCGGCGACGAGCAACTGTTCGATCGCCAGCGGGTCGCGGATATCGTCACGGGGGCGTTCGACGATGAGTAA
- a CDS encoding ABC transporter substrate-binding protein, whose amino-acid sequence MPTDVDAVQAPTRRDSLKYGGTVLGATLLAGCSNETDDSQSTTEGKSDSSTDDDPYTVSMEPVGEVTFGSVPERWVAYDGGYADMAVALGQAEGMTGIGGADRYYTDVYDELPDVSVNREAIESYPEVRTREEFYELENDVHLYDPQMLVNWFDWREEDVAEIADSVGPFVGNLIFRRSDDWHEYRYYTLYEAFEKVAEVFQEQARYEAFADLHDEFIADIQRQLPPADDRPSVLLTYDETLEPESFSPYRLTDRGTSKKQWRDLGVEDALAGTGIDNLSTTDRGKLDYEGLLEIDPDVILLRGHERKSATEFRETVLEYMREHSSASRLTAVQNDRVYRGGYLHQGPIHNLFLTERAAQQLYPDVFGDVTSDRALFDRQRVADIITGDF is encoded by the coding sequence ATGCCAACTGACGTTGACGCAGTTCAGGCCCCGACGCGGCGCGATTCGTTGAAATACGGCGGAACGGTCCTCGGCGCGACGTTGCTCGCCGGTTGTAGCAACGAGACCGATGATTCGCAATCGACGACCGAGGGGAAGAGCGATTCGAGTACGGACGACGACCCGTACACGGTATCGATGGAACCGGTCGGCGAGGTCACCTTCGGGTCGGTTCCCGAACGCTGGGTCGCGTACGACGGCGGGTACGCGGACATGGCCGTCGCGCTCGGGCAGGCCGAGGGCATGACGGGCATCGGCGGCGCGGACCGGTACTACACCGACGTCTACGACGAACTGCCGGACGTCTCCGTCAACCGCGAGGCGATCGAGTCGTACCCCGAAGTCAGAACCCGGGAGGAGTTCTACGAACTCGAGAACGACGTCCACCTCTACGACCCGCAGATGCTCGTCAACTGGTTCGACTGGCGCGAGGAGGACGTCGCGGAGATCGCCGACAGCGTCGGGCCGTTCGTCGGGAATCTGATCTTCCGCCGGTCGGACGACTGGCACGAGTATCGGTACTACACGCTCTACGAAGCCTTCGAGAAAGTCGCCGAAGTATTTCAGGAGCAAGCGCGCTACGAGGCCTTTGCGGACCTTCACGACGAGTTCATCGCCGACATCCAGCGACAGCTTCCGCCGGCGGACGACCGCCCGAGCGTCCTGTTGACCTACGACGAAACGCTCGAGCCCGAGTCGTTCTCGCCGTACCGGTTGACAGACCGCGGGACGAGCAAGAAACAGTGGCGCGACCTCGGCGTCGAGGACGCCCTTGCGGGTACCGGGATCGACAACCTCAGCACGACCGATCGCGGGAAGCTCGACTACGAGGGGTTACTCGAGATCGATCCGGACGTCATCCTGCTGCGGGGCCACGAGCGGAAGTCGGCGACGGAGTTCCGGGAGACGGTCCTCGAATACATGCGGGAGCATTCGTCCGCGAGTCGACTCACCGCCGTCCAGAACGATCGGGTCTATCGCGGCGGCTACCTCCACCAGGGGCCGATCCACAACCTGTTCCTGACCGAGCGTGCAGCACAGCAGCTGTATCCGGACGTGTTCGGCGACGTAACGAGCGATCGAGCGTTGTTCGATCGCCAGCGCGTCGCGGACATCATCACCGGCGACTTCTGA
- a CDS encoding HEAT repeat domain-containing protein: MDDSTTVPAADRLTALVEEREHAAARTCLEGLADADPEVRKTALRDLRTLVDEQGAGVRPLVPTLRRFLEDDGRAVRLTTAKLFVAVAANEPDAVVEAVPALGERLADDAEFYYVRARCAEALGYVALEHPDEVASPDVLADLRIGLSFDETDVRPKLAKALACVAIGEPTRLDHHVETLAAFLGDEHELVRYHLATALVAIGCERPGALGEASGGLVARVEDEAENDYVRGRAAEALGLLARADGVGAESESDVEASVLQAEFEVLEDADTAFLAERARYAARALAEPDSDPAIDSSDETGEIGNIDAIRRTTDEIAATVSSPDADDECPHCGLALPDGAPPMCPRCGAPY, translated from the coding sequence ATGGACGATTCGACAACTGTCCCCGCGGCGGATCGACTGACGGCCCTCGTCGAGGAGCGCGAGCACGCGGCTGCGCGGACGTGTCTCGAAGGACTCGCCGACGCTGACCCCGAGGTTCGGAAGACGGCGCTCCGGGACCTCCGAACGCTCGTCGACGAGCAGGGGGCGGGGGTTCGGCCGCTCGTTCCGACGCTCCGACGATTTCTCGAGGACGACGGACGGGCGGTTCGGCTGACGACCGCGAAACTGTTCGTCGCCGTCGCCGCGAACGAACCCGACGCCGTCGTCGAGGCAGTTCCCGCCCTCGGCGAGCGTCTCGCCGACGACGCGGAGTTCTACTACGTCCGCGCGCGGTGTGCCGAGGCGCTCGGGTACGTCGCGCTCGAGCACCCCGACGAGGTCGCCTCGCCCGACGTCCTCGCGGATCTGCGGATCGGACTCTCGTTCGACGAGACGGACGTCCGGCCGAAGCTGGCGAAAGCGCTGGCGTGCGTGGCGATCGGCGAGCCGACGCGGCTCGACCACCACGTCGAAACCCTCGCCGCGTTCCTCGGCGACGAGCACGAACTCGTCCGGTACCACCTCGCGACGGCGCTCGTCGCGATCGGCTGCGAGCGGCCCGGCGCACTCGGCGAGGCCAGCGGCGGACTCGTGGCTCGAGTCGAGGACGAGGCCGAAAACGACTACGTCCGCGGCCGCGCCGCGGAGGCGCTGGGACTGCTCGCTCGCGCGGACGGGGTCGGCGCCGAAAGCGAGAGCGACGTCGAAGCGTCGGTGCTGCAGGCGGAGTTCGAGGTGCTCGAGGACGCCGATACCGCGTTTCTCGCCGAACGCGCCCGCTACGCGGCCCGCGCGCTCGCTGAACCCGACTCTGATCCGGCGATCGATAGCTCGGACGAGACTGGAGAGATCGGAAATATCGACGCGATTCGCCGGACGACCGACGAGATCGCGGCGACCGTGTCGTCGCCGGACGCCGACGACGAGTGTCCCCACTGCGGACTCGCCCTGCCCGACGGCGCGCCGCCGATGTGTCCGCGGTGCGGCGCGCCGTACTGA
- a CDS encoding serine/threonine-protein kinase RIO2 — MVRNVAGLLPELEEEDFYILSGVEQGMRFSEWVQREKLPEFANLTEEEVDYRLERCLKRGLIEKKTIQYEGYTLQFEGYDTLALRALVQRDTISEFGSPLGVGKESDVYEVRSYKPLALKYHREGYTNFREVHKERDYTSDREHVSWMYTARKAAEREFDILEELYPDVSVPRPIDQNRHAIVMEKMDGVELSRTKLDDDQVLGVLDLLLSEIARAHEHGYVHADMSEYNVFVSEAGVTIFDWPQAVPTDHENAAEFLRRDLSNAIGYFRRKYPQHVPDDLDEDEIARAIEDEAFETITAFTA, encoded by the coding sequence ATGGTGCGGAACGTTGCCGGGCTACTCCCGGAACTCGAGGAGGAAGACTTCTATATCCTGTCGGGGGTCGAACAGGGAATGCGCTTCTCGGAGTGGGTCCAGCGGGAGAAGCTCCCGGAGTTTGCGAACCTGACCGAGGAGGAGGTCGACTACCGCCTCGAGCGCTGTCTCAAACGCGGGTTGATCGAGAAGAAGACTATCCAGTACGAGGGATACACCCTCCAGTTCGAGGGGTACGATACGCTCGCGTTGCGAGCGCTCGTCCAGCGCGACACCATCTCGGAGTTCGGCTCGCCGCTCGGCGTCGGCAAGGAGAGCGACGTCTACGAGGTCCGCTCGTACAAACCGCTCGCGCTGAAGTACCACCGCGAGGGCTACACCAACTTCCGAGAAGTCCACAAGGAACGCGACTACACCTCCGATCGGGAGCACGTCTCATGGATGTACACCGCCCGGAAGGCCGCCGAACGGGAGTTCGACATCCTCGAGGAGCTGTACCCCGACGTCTCGGTGCCGCGGCCGATCGACCAGAACCGCCACGCCATCGTCATGGAGAAGATGGACGGCGTCGAGCTCTCGCGGACGAAACTCGACGACGACCAAGTGCTGGGCGTCCTCGATCTGTTGCTCTCCGAGATCGCGCGCGCGCACGAACACGGCTACGTCCACGCGGACATGAGCGAGTACAACGTCTTCGTCAGCGAGGCGGGCGTGACGATCTTCGACTGGCCCCAGGCGGTCCCGACCGACCACGAAAACGCGGCGGAGTTCCTCCGGCGCGACCTCTCGAACGCGATCGGTTATTTCCGGCGCAAGTACCCCCAGCACGTTCCGGACGATCTCGACGAAGACGAGATTGCACGTGCGATCGAAGACGAGGCGTTCGAGACGATCACGGCGTTTACCGCCTGA
- a CDS encoding helix-turn-helix domain-containing protein: protein MKYLDVRLRQPDWMLHPMQRFIREEDAVRYEELRTWNILGPEGDREYELFYAEADREAYVEAIEAVDSVRWYDLTPIDDDSFYVYICQETREEDVRWRQSFAALDLVIVPPVIYDSEAAFYMTVVGAGEDLQAMLEGLPDEIDVTVRAIGEYDRHHAPLTGDLTERQLEAVAAAVEVGYYEVPREAGVEVVADRLGCASSTAATLLQKAQARVMQRLVQQRGRGLLEGETDVPTGASGPGISDRS, encoded by the coding sequence ATGAAGTACCTCGACGTTCGGCTCCGACAACCCGACTGGATGCTCCACCCGATGCAGCGGTTCATCCGCGAGGAAGACGCGGTCCGCTACGAGGAACTGCGCACGTGGAACATCCTCGGTCCGGAGGGCGACCGCGAGTACGAACTGTTCTACGCCGAGGCCGACCGGGAGGCGTACGTCGAGGCCATCGAGGCCGTCGACTCGGTCCGCTGGTACGACCTGACGCCGATCGACGACGACTCGTTCTACGTCTACATCTGCCAGGAGACCCGCGAGGAAGACGTCCGCTGGCGACAGTCGTTCGCCGCGCTCGACCTCGTTATCGTCCCGCCCGTGATCTACGACTCCGAAGCAGCGTTCTACATGACCGTCGTCGGCGCCGGCGAAGACCTGCAGGCGATGCTCGAGGGGCTTCCCGACGAGATCGACGTCACCGTTCGCGCGATCGGGGAGTACGACCGCCATCACGCGCCCCTGACCGGCGACCTTACCGAACGCCAACTCGAGGCCGTCGCGGCCGCCGTCGAAGTCGGCTACTACGAGGTCCCCCGCGAGGCCGGCGTCGAAGTTGTCGCCGACCGTCTGGGCTGCGCCTCGAGTACGGCCGCCACATTGCTCCAGAAGGCGCAGGCGCGAGTGATGCAGCGACTCGTCCAGCAGCGGGGGCGAGGCCTGCTCGAGGGCGAGACGGACGTCCCTACTGGTGCGAGCGGACCGGGAATCTCCGATCGCAGCTGA
- a CDS encoding NAD-dependent epimerase/dehydratase family protein: MRVLCIGGTGVISTGITRQLVDAGHEVVCFTRGETDAPVPDAVEFVTGDRNDRAALERAAREADPDCVVDMVCFTPEQASEAVDAFGGAIEQYVFCSTVDVYHRPLERNPATEDAPRESDLEGVEPVSEYGADKAAAEDVFLAAHDGPESVTGTDSDGEFATTIVRPWSTYGEGGSVFHTFGSGTYYLDRIRKGKPIVVHGDGTSLWGSCHRDDVARAFVGAVGNETAYGEAYHVTSEEVITWNQYHQRVANAMDAPDPELVHIPTEQLREAAPDRTDMLKAHFQYSTVFDNAKARRDLGFEYTIDFEEGMRRTIADLEARDAIDPWDSANDDEIIEAWDTAIGKFLEHIGS; this comes from the coding sequence ATGCGCGTTCTTTGTATCGGCGGTACGGGCGTCATCAGCACCGGCATCACGCGGCAACTGGTCGATGCCGGCCACGAGGTGGTCTGTTTCACGCGGGGCGAAACCGACGCGCCGGTTCCCGACGCGGTCGAGTTCGTCACCGGCGACCGCAACGATCGGGCGGCTCTCGAGCGGGCCGCCCGCGAGGCCGACCCCGACTGCGTCGTCGACATGGTCTGTTTCACGCCCGAGCAGGCGAGCGAGGCGGTCGACGCCTTCGGCGGCGCGATCGAACAGTACGTCTTCTGCTCGACGGTCGACGTCTACCACCGCCCGCTCGAGCGCAATCCGGCGACCGAGGACGCGCCGCGGGAGTCGGACCTCGAGGGCGTCGAACCGGTCAGCGAGTACGGCGCGGACAAGGCCGCCGCGGAGGACGTCTTTCTCGCGGCCCACGACGGCCCCGAATCCGTCACCGGCACCGATTCGGACGGCGAGTTCGCGACGACGATCGTCCGCCCCTGGAGCACCTACGGCGAGGGCGGATCGGTCTTCCACACCTTCGGGAGCGGCACCTACTACCTCGACCGCATCCGCAAGGGGAAGCCGATCGTCGTCCACGGCGACGGCACCTCGCTGTGGGGTTCCTGCCACCGCGACGACGTCGCCCGCGCGTTCGTCGGCGCCGTCGGCAACGAGACCGCCTACGGCGAGGCCTACCACGTCACCAGCGAGGAGGTAATCACCTGGAACCAGTACCACCAACGGGTCGCAAACGCGATGGACGCGCCCGACCCCGAACTGGTCCACATCCCGACCGAACAACTCCGCGAGGCGGCTCCCGACCGCACCGACATGCTCAAGGCGCACTTCCAGTACAGCACCGTCTTCGACAACGCGAAAGCGCGGCGCGATCTCGGCTTCGAGTACACGATCGACTTCGAGGAGGGGATGCGGCGAACGATCGCGGATCTCGAGGCCCGCGACGCGATCGACCCCTGGGACAGCGCGAACGACGACGAAATTATTGAGGCGTGGGACACCGCGATCGGGAAGTTCCTCGAGCACATCGGCTCGTAG
- a CDS encoding methyltransferase family protein produces the protein MTDALMSAVFAAGVGLALANLAGIVASALGLISYWPPGERDWTYYVHWGISHSLNVVMLALTYLSWNSLGLPRGPSLAAGAVLFVGGYAVAIAAGLDLGVEETKGLAGDLRTGGWYRYSRNPQYVGYIVATVGFALLANSASVAVVCAIYLCWWLSLPFAEEPWLRERYGAEYERYAERVPRFVGRETLRALVGRDAGTASGTESESRT, from the coding sequence ATGACCGACGCGCTGATGAGTGCCGTCTTCGCCGCGGGCGTCGGGCTCGCACTCGCGAACCTCGCGGGAATCGTCGCCAGCGCGCTGGGGCTGATCTCGTACTGGCCGCCCGGCGAGCGAGACTGGACCTACTACGTCCACTGGGGAATCTCGCACTCGCTCAACGTGGTCATGCTCGCGCTCACGTACCTCAGCTGGAACAGCCTCGGCCTGCCGCGGGGCCCGTCGCTTGCTGCGGGCGCCGTGCTGTTCGTCGGCGGCTACGCCGTCGCCATCGCGGCCGGGCTGGACCTCGGCGTCGAGGAGACGAAGGGGCTGGCCGGCGACCTGCGAACCGGCGGCTGGTACCGCTACTCGCGGAATCCCCAGTACGTCGGCTACATCGTTGCGACGGTCGGGTTCGCGCTGCTGGCGAACTCCGCGTCCGTGGCCGTCGTCTGCGCGATCTACCTGTGCTGGTGGCTCTCGCTGCCGTTCGCCGAGGAGCCGTGGCTGCGCGAGCGGTACGGCGCAGAGTACGAGCGGTACGCCGAGCGCGTGCCGCGGTTCGTCGGGCGGGAAACGCTTCGCGCGCTGGTCGGCCGCGACGCGGGGACCGCGTCCGGAACGGAATCCGAGTCGAGGACCTAA